One genomic window of Phoenix dactylifera cultivar Barhee BC4 chromosome 6, palm_55x_up_171113_PBpolish2nd_filt_p, whole genome shotgun sequence includes the following:
- the LOC103703732 gene encoding tubby-like F-box protein 5 isoform X1, with translation MSFKSIVRELKEMRDKFESMSRRRGGLAEARARHRHGGPRQSWHQLEYPQQEQQQRRWANLPPELLLDVIQRVEACEVSWPARRHVVACAAVCRTWRDITKEVVKTPEQSGRITFPISLKQPGPRHYPIQCFIRREQATSTYRLYLGLSPYGFSRPEIIHTRSYQDYTSKKAQQGENDKLLLAARKNRHATSTEFVISLASDDFSRASSSYIGKLRSNFLGTKFTVYDSQPPSDAAVSSSNRSSRRIHSKQVSPRVPAGNYSIATISYEFNVLRTRGPRRMQCIMNSIPVLAIKEGGTAPTPTGLIHSVDEQFSSLSVGKGKEPLTVFSSTSLTGPSAPVPSNEEPLVLKNKAPRWHEQLQCWCLNFRGRVTVASVKNFQLVAAVDPSHQVSLAEQEKVILQFGKIGKDIFTMDYLYPLSAFQAFAICLTSFDTKPACE, from the exons ATGTCTTTTAAGAGTATAGTCCGGGAGCTGAAGGAGATGAGAGATAAGTTTGAAAGCATgtcgaggaggagaggaggattgGCGGAAGCAAGGGCCAGGCATAGGCATGGAGGGCCCCGGCAATCATGGCACCAGCTCGAGTATCCCCAGCAGGAACAGCAGCAGAGAAGGTGGGCAAACCTGCCCCCAGAGCTGCTGCTCGACGTGATCCAGAGGGTGGAGGCATGCGAGGTCTCCTGGCCAGCAAGGAGGCATGTGGTGGCCTGCGCAGCGGTGTGCCGAACCTGGAGGGACATCACCAAAGAGGTTGTCAAGACCCCCGAGCAATCCGGCAGGATCACCTTCCCTATTTCCCTCAAGCAG CCGGGGCCGCGCCATTATCCAATTCAGTGCTTCATTAGGAGGGAACAGGCAACGTCAACTTATAGACTGTATCTTGGACTGAGCCCAT ATGGATTTTCGCGACCAGAGATCATTCATACAAGATCATATCAGGATTATACATCAAAAAAAG CTCAACAGGGGGAGAATGACAAACTTTTGCTGGCAGCCCGCAAAAATAGGCATGCTACCAGCACAGAGTTTGTGATATCATTGGCCTCAGATGATTTCTCTCGAGCCAGCAGCTCATATATTGGGAAATTGAG GTCAAACTTTCTAGGTACCAAGTTCACTGTTTACGATAGCCAGCCTCCTAGTGATGCTGCAGTTTCATCAAGCAATCGTTCAAGCCGAAGGATCCATTCCAAGCAGGTCTCCCCAAGAGTACCTGCAGGCAATTACAGCATCGCCACTATTTCTTACGAATTCAATGTCCTCCGAACCCGAGGACCAAGGAGGATGCAGTGCATCATGAACTCAATTCCAGTATTGGCAATTAAAGAAGGTGGCACTGCCCCAACTCCCACAGGCCTTATTCATTCCGTTGATGAACAGTTCTCCAGTTTATCAGTTGGGAAGGGCAAGGAACCACTTACAGTGTTCTCCTCTACAAGCCTTACTGGGCCATCTGCACCTGTTCCAAGCAACGAAGAGCCACTGGTACTAAAGAACAAAGCCCCTAGGTGGCATGAGCAATTGCAGTGCTGGTGCTTGAATTTTAGAGGGCGGGTGACTGTAGCTTCTGTCAAGAACTTCCAGCTCGTGGCAGCTGTGGATCCTTCCCACCAGGTCTCTCTAGCAGAGCAAGAGAAAGTAATTCTCCAGTTTGGGAAAATAGGCAAGGACATCTTCACAATGGACTATCTCTATCCACTCTCTGCTTTCCAGGCTTTTGCAATCTGCTTGACCAGCTTCGACACAAAGCCTGCATGCGAATGA
- the LOC103703732 gene encoding tubby-like F-box protein 5 isoform X2, giving the protein MSFKSIVRELKEMRDKFESMSRRRGGLAEARARHRHGGPRQSWHQLEYPQQEQQQRRWANLPPELLLDVIQRVEACEVSWPARRHVVACAAVCRTWRDITKEVVKTPEQSGRITFPISLKQPGPRHYPIQCFIRREQATSTYRLYLGLSPSQQGENDKLLLAARKNRHATSTEFVISLASDDFSRASSSYIGKLRSNFLGTKFTVYDSQPPSDAAVSSSNRSSRRIHSKQVSPRVPAGNYSIATISYEFNVLRTRGPRRMQCIMNSIPVLAIKEGGTAPTPTGLIHSVDEQFSSLSVGKGKEPLTVFSSTSLTGPSAPVPSNEEPLVLKNKAPRWHEQLQCWCLNFRGRVTVASVKNFQLVAAVDPSHQVSLAEQEKVILQFGKIGKDIFTMDYLYPLSAFQAFAICLTSFDTKPACE; this is encoded by the exons ATGTCTTTTAAGAGTATAGTCCGGGAGCTGAAGGAGATGAGAGATAAGTTTGAAAGCATgtcgaggaggagaggaggattgGCGGAAGCAAGGGCCAGGCATAGGCATGGAGGGCCCCGGCAATCATGGCACCAGCTCGAGTATCCCCAGCAGGAACAGCAGCAGAGAAGGTGGGCAAACCTGCCCCCAGAGCTGCTGCTCGACGTGATCCAGAGGGTGGAGGCATGCGAGGTCTCCTGGCCAGCAAGGAGGCATGTGGTGGCCTGCGCAGCGGTGTGCCGAACCTGGAGGGACATCACCAAAGAGGTTGTCAAGACCCCCGAGCAATCCGGCAGGATCACCTTCCCTATTTCCCTCAAGCAG CCGGGGCCGCGCCATTATCCAATTCAGTGCTTCATTAGGAGGGAACAGGCAACGTCAACTTATAGACTGTATCTTGGACTGAGCCCAT CTCAACAGGGGGAGAATGACAAACTTTTGCTGGCAGCCCGCAAAAATAGGCATGCTACCAGCACAGAGTTTGTGATATCATTGGCCTCAGATGATTTCTCTCGAGCCAGCAGCTCATATATTGGGAAATTGAG GTCAAACTTTCTAGGTACCAAGTTCACTGTTTACGATAGCCAGCCTCCTAGTGATGCTGCAGTTTCATCAAGCAATCGTTCAAGCCGAAGGATCCATTCCAAGCAGGTCTCCCCAAGAGTACCTGCAGGCAATTACAGCATCGCCACTATTTCTTACGAATTCAATGTCCTCCGAACCCGAGGACCAAGGAGGATGCAGTGCATCATGAACTCAATTCCAGTATTGGCAATTAAAGAAGGTGGCACTGCCCCAACTCCCACAGGCCTTATTCATTCCGTTGATGAACAGTTCTCCAGTTTATCAGTTGGGAAGGGCAAGGAACCACTTACAGTGTTCTCCTCTACAAGCCTTACTGGGCCATCTGCACCTGTTCCAAGCAACGAAGAGCCACTGGTACTAAAGAACAAAGCCCCTAGGTGGCATGAGCAATTGCAGTGCTGGTGCTTGAATTTTAGAGGGCGGGTGACTGTAGCTTCTGTCAAGAACTTCCAGCTCGTGGCAGCTGTGGATCCTTCCCACCAGGTCTCTCTAGCAGAGCAAGAGAAAGTAATTCTCCAGTTTGGGAAAATAGGCAAGGACATCTTCACAATGGACTATCTCTATCCACTCTCTGCTTTCCAGGCTTTTGCAATCTGCTTGACCAGCTTCGACACAAAGCCTGCATGCGAATGA
- the LOC103703732 gene encoding tubby-like F-box protein 5 isoform X3 encodes MHMSDGFSRPEIIHTRSYQDYTSKKAQQGENDKLLLAARKNRHATSTEFVISLASDDFSRASSSYIGKLRSNFLGTKFTVYDSQPPSDAAVSSSNRSSRRIHSKQVSPRVPAGNYSIATISYEFNVLRTRGPRRMQCIMNSIPVLAIKEGGTAPTPTGLIHSVDEQFSSLSVGKGKEPLTVFSSTSLTGPSAPVPSNEEPLVLKNKAPRWHEQLQCWCLNFRGRVTVASVKNFQLVAAVDPSHQVSLAEQEKVILQFGKIGKDIFTMDYLYPLSAFQAFAICLTSFDTKPACE; translated from the exons ATGCATATGTCAGATGGATTTTCGCGACCAGAGATCATTCATACAAGATCATATCAGGATTATACATCAAAAAAAG CTCAACAGGGGGAGAATGACAAACTTTTGCTGGCAGCCCGCAAAAATAGGCATGCTACCAGCACAGAGTTTGTGATATCATTGGCCTCAGATGATTTCTCTCGAGCCAGCAGCTCATATATTGGGAAATTGAG GTCAAACTTTCTAGGTACCAAGTTCACTGTTTACGATAGCCAGCCTCCTAGTGATGCTGCAGTTTCATCAAGCAATCGTTCAAGCCGAAGGATCCATTCCAAGCAGGTCTCCCCAAGAGTACCTGCAGGCAATTACAGCATCGCCACTATTTCTTACGAATTCAATGTCCTCCGAACCCGAGGACCAAGGAGGATGCAGTGCATCATGAACTCAATTCCAGTATTGGCAATTAAAGAAGGTGGCACTGCCCCAACTCCCACAGGCCTTATTCATTCCGTTGATGAACAGTTCTCCAGTTTATCAGTTGGGAAGGGCAAGGAACCACTTACAGTGTTCTCCTCTACAAGCCTTACTGGGCCATCTGCACCTGTTCCAAGCAACGAAGAGCCACTGGTACTAAAGAACAAAGCCCCTAGGTGGCATGAGCAATTGCAGTGCTGGTGCTTGAATTTTAGAGGGCGGGTGACTGTAGCTTCTGTCAAGAACTTCCAGCTCGTGGCAGCTGTGGATCCTTCCCACCAGGTCTCTCTAGCAGAGCAAGAGAAAGTAATTCTCCAGTTTGGGAAAATAGGCAAGGACATCTTCACAATGGACTATCTCTATCCACTCTCTGCTTTCCAGGCTTTTGCAATCTGCTTGACCAGCTTCGACACAAAGCCTGCATGCGAATGA